Below is a genomic region from Microbacterium esteraromaticum.
GACCGCATGGCGAGCCGCATCCTCGACCTCGGCGACATCCTCACCCTCATCGAGCAGGCGCAGGCCGCCTTCGACGAGGAGGAGGCGCTCAAGGTCGCCGAGAAGCTGGCCAACGAGACCTTCACGCTCGAGGACTTCCTCGACCAGCTTCAGCAGATGAAGAAGATGGGCTCGATGAAGAAGATGCTCGGCATGCTGCCGGGCATGGGCCAGATGAAGCAGCAGCTCGAGGACTTCGACGAGCGCGAGATCGACCGCACCGAGGCGATCATCCGCTCCATGACACCCGGCGAGCGCCGCAACCCGAAGGTCCTCAACGGCTCGCGACGCCTGCGCATCGCCAAGGGATCCGGCATGACCGTCACCGACGTCAACCAGCTCGTGCAGCGCTTCGAGCAGGCCGCGAAGATGATGAAGACGGTCGCGCGAGGCGGCACCCCGCAGATCCCCGGCATGGGGCCGATGGGAAAGCCCGGTGCGTCGAGCAAGCGCGGCAAGAAGGGCGCCAAGGGCAAGGGCGGATCGCGATCGGGCAACCCGGCCAAGCGCGCGGCCGAGAACGCCGGGCTCGCGACGGCGAGCAGCACCCCGACGGGAACCGGCTTCGGACTCGGCGGTCGCACGGCGGCGCCCAGCGAGGCCGACCTCGCCGAGATCCAGAAGCTCTTCGGAAAGAGCTGATCCGCATCAGCCCGTGTGGCTGAGCTCTCGCGAGCGCGCGGGTGGCGGATCGAGGCGTGCTGGCTCGGCGCGGCGGTGCGTGAACATCTGGCCGGCGACCAGAGCGACCAGCACGGTCGCGATGCCGATGGATTGAGTGGTGGTGAACGTCTCGCCGGCGACCAGGACTCCGAGCACCGTGGCGACGACGGGGGAGAGCAGCGCGAGGAGGCCGGGCGCGGCGACGGGAAGCTGCTGGATGCCGCGGAACCACAGCACATAGGCGAGCAGGCCGCCGACGCTCGCCAGCCAGAGGTAGCCCAGGATCGCTCCCGGTTCGACTCGTGTCGGAAGCGGTTCGAGCAGCAGCGTCAGCGGCAGAAGCATCAGACCGCCTGCGGAGAGCTGCCAGCCGGCGTATGCGACCGGGCCCACGCCTGCGGGCCGGCCCCAGCGCTTGGTGAGGACGACCCCGGATGCCGTCGCCGCGACGCCTCCCAGAGCGGCCAGCACGCCGACGGGGTCGAGTCGCGCGCTCGGGCCGAGGACGACGAGGGTGACGCCGCCCGCACCGACGAGGGCGGCGATGGTGGCGAGCACCCGCGTGCGCTCGCGCAGCGCCATTCTGCCGAGGCCGATGATGATGAGGGGCTGAACGCCGGCGATCGCGGCGGCGGCCCCGCCGGGCAAACGCTCCGCGGCGATGAAGAGCAGGGGGAAGAACGCGCTGATGTTCAGGATCCCGAGAACGGACGCCTTCCACCACCAGGAGCCCCGAGGAAGGGCCCTTCCTGCGACCAGCGCGAGCACCCCCGCCGGCAGCGCCCGCAGAAGCCCCGCCAGCAGCGGGTGCCCGGCGGGAAGCAGCTCGGTCGTCACGAGATACGTCGTGCCCCAGGCCATCGGCGCGAGGGCGGTGAGGAGAAGAACACGCAGGGGGATCATGTGTTCAGCGTGCGTCATCGGCGGACATGAGTCCAACGCATGCTTTTCACACGAACAATGAACTGAGATCATGCTTATGTGGATCTGCAGCAGCTGCGCTATGTCGTCGAGGTCGCCTCTGTCGCGAGCTTCACCCGTGCGGCCGAGCGATGCTTCGTCACCCAGTCCGCGTTGAGCCATCAGATCGCTGCGCTCGAGCGCGAACTCGGTCAGCGCCTCTTCATCCGATCGAGCCGCAGCGTGCGACCCACCGAGGCGGGCCTGGCATTCCTCCAGCACGCGCGGACGGCCCTCGCAGCAGTGGCGGCGGCGAAGGAGGATGCCGCCGCCGCGGAGGGCCGCGTCGTCGGAACCCTGAGGCTGGGGGTCATCCCGACGGTCGCCGCGGTGGATATCCCGGCTGTCATCGCCGGATTCCGCGCAGAGCACCCCGAGGTGCGGGTGGAGCTGACGGTGGGCAACAGCGAATCCCTCGTCGCCGCGGTCCGCGGCGACGAACTGGATGCTGCGTTCCTCGGCCTGCGCGCCGACGTCGAGCCGGCCGGCGTGTCGGGGCGTCTGCTCGATCGCGAACGACTGGTGGCGGTCCTGCCGCCATCGCATCCGGTCGCGGGCCGCGCGAGGATCCGTCTGCAGGACATCGCGAAAGATACCTTCGCCGACTTCCCGGCGGGCACATCGGGGCGCGCACAGGGCGATCTGGCGTTCTCGACAGCAGGCCTCGGTCGCGATGTCGCGTTCGAGGCGGCCTCCGCCGAGCTCCTGCTCGGGCTCGTTGCGTCGGGACTCGCCGTGTGCCTGCTCGCACCCGGCGTCGTCAGCCGCTCGTCTGCGGACGTCGTGGCCGTCGACATCGAAGACGGGCCGATGCGCGCGGAGTATCTGATCTGGCATGAGCACGCGCCGCGCGCGGTCGCCCGCGCGTTCGTTGCACGACTCGCGGCGGATGACCGCCGCTGACACGCAGAGGGCGGATCCGGAGACGCGCTCCGAACCCGCCCTCTCATAGAGCCGCGATCACCTCACGTCGTCGTCGACCCAGTCCATCGACTTCGACACGGCCTTGCGCCACAGGCGGAGCAGACGGTCGCGCTCAGCAGCGTCCATGGTCGGCTCCCAGCGCTTGTCCTCCTGCCAGTTCGCGGAGAGGTCGTCGAGTCCGCTCCAGAAGCCCACCGCGAGCCCGGCGGCGTACGCCGCGCCGAGCGCGGTGGTCTCGGCGACCACGGGCCGGACGACCGGCACCCCGAGGACGTCGGCCTGGAACTGCATAAGGGCATCGTTGGCGACCATGCCGCCGTCGACCTTCAGCTCCGAGAGGTCGACCCCGGCATCCGCGTTCACGGCATCCAGCACGTCGCGCGTCTGGAAGGCGACCGCTTCGAGCGCCGCACGCGCGATGTGGTTCCTGTTCGAGTACCGGGTCAGGCCCACGATCGCGCCACGGGCATCCGGGCGCCAGTAGGGAGCGAAGAGACCCGAGAACGCCGGCACGATGTACACCCCGCCGTTGTCGTCGACCTGGCGCGCGAGGTCTTCGACCTCGGGTGCAGATCCGATGATCCCGAGCTGGTCCCGCAGCCACTGGATCAGCGAACCGGTGACCGCGATCGAACCCTCGAGGGCGTAGTGCGTCGGCCCGTCGCCCAGCTTGTATCCGACGGTGGTGAGCAGACCGTTCTTGGAGTGCACGACCTCCTCGCCGGTGTTGAAGATGAGGAAGCAGCCCGTTCCGTAGGTGTTCTTGCTCTCGCCCTTGTCGAACGCGGCCTGACCGAAGGTGGCGGCCTGCTGGTCGCCCAGGATTCCCGCGATGGGGGTCTCGCGCAGCAGCGAGGAGTCCTCAGCGGCCCCGTACACCTCGGACGATGAGCGGATCTCCGGCATCATCGAGCGCGGCACGCCGAATGCCTCGAGGATGTCGTCACGCCACTCGAGTGTCTCGAGATCCATGAACATGGTGCGCGACGCGTTGGTCACGTCGGTCGCGTGCACACCGCCGTCGACGCCGCCGGTGAGGTTCCAGAGCACCCAGCAGTCCGTGGTGCCGAACATCAGGTCGCCTGCCTCGGCCTTCTCGCGGGCTCCCTCGACGTTCTCGAGGATCCACGCGATCTTCGTACCCGAGAAGTAGGTCGCGAGCGGCAGGCCGACGATCGGCTTGAACCGCTCGACGCCGCCGTCGGCCGCGAGGCGGTCGACGATCTCCTGGGTGCGGGTGTCCTGCCAGACGATGGCGTTGTAGACCGGCTCGCCGGTGTTCCTGTCCCAGACCACCGCGGTCTCGCGCTGGTTGGTGATGCCGACCGCGGCGATGTCGTGGCGGGTGAGATCGGCGCGGCTGAGGGCCAGGCCGATCACCTCCTGCACATTGCGCCAGATCTCCGACGCGTCGTGCTCGACCCAGCCCGCCTTGGGCAGGATCTGCTCGTGCTCCTTCTGACCGGTGGCGATGATGCTGCCCTTGCGGTCGAAGATGATGGCACGGCTCGAGGTGGTGCCCTGATCGATTGCGATGATGTAGTCAGCCATGATGCTTCTCCTTTGAATCAGGTCAGGCGAGTGTCACGAGGTTGAGCAGCGCCGGCGAGGCGAGCGCGGCGAGGGAGCCGCCGATGAGGGGGCCGACGACAGGCACCCACGAGTACGCCCAGTCGCTCGATCCCTTGCCCTTGATCGGGAGGATCGCGTGCGCGATGCGAGGACCGAGGTCGCGGGCGGGGTTGATCGCGTACCCGGTCGGACCACCGAGCGATGCGCCGATGCCGACCACCAGCAGGGCGACGGGGAGGGCGGTGAGCGGTCCGAGGCCTCCGGGCGTCCCGATCTCGATGTCGCCGTAGTCGGCGAACGCGAAGATGATGAACACCAGCACGAACGTGCCGATGATCTCGGTGATGAGGTTCCAGCCGTAGGAGCGGATGGCCGGACCGGTCGAGAACACGCCGAGCTTGTTGGCGGCCTCGGGCTCCTCGTCGAAGTGCTGCTTGTAGGCGAGCCACACGACGATGGCACCCAGGATGGCGCCGAGGACCTCGGCGGCGGTGGCGACGAGGAACGCGGTGAAGGTGATCTTGCCTGCGATCAGCAGGCCGATGCCGACAGCGGGGTTGAGGATGGCCCCGGAGTAGGCCGAGGCGAGAACACCGGCGAACACTGCCAGGCCCCATCCCCAGTTGACCATGAGGAATCCGCCCGCGTAGCCCTTGTTCTTGGCGAGTGCGACGTTCGCGACGACACCGCATCCGAGCAGGACGAGCATCGCGGTTCCGACGAACTCGGAGAGGAAGTACAGCCCGAGATTGACATCAGTCATGTCTTCTTTGACCTTTCGTGCGCACGTGCTCTCCCCAAGCCCGTGCAGTGAGTGAAATACGTCGTGAGGAGGACGACGGGGTCGTTCAGCCTTCGAGGTGTGACGGAAGAGCGGGAAGCTCGAGACCGTGCCGGTCGTTGAGCAGGGTGCGTGCGCCCTCGAGCTCGGCGTCGCGACGGGCGGCGTCCCAGCCCAGCAGGGGAGCCATGGCATCCGCCAGCTCCGTGAGGACATCGATGTCGACGTCGCCGGTGAAGGCGAGGCTGGTGCGGCGCAGGACGACGTCCTGAAGCCGGACCGCGTGCTCGTGCTCGATCATCCAGGCGAGCTCCCGCGTCGAGAGGTCGCCGCCCGCGAGCGGAGCGTCGTCGCCGTCCTGGATGAATCCCCACACCTGCGCCGCGCGGGTGCCGTACCGGGTGAGCAGGCGCTCTGCGCGTTCGCCCGCGCCTGAGAGGTTCTGCTCCACCCAGCTGTGTCGCGCGCGAGCCGTGCGCGGGAAGCCCTCGCCGCCGCCGATCGCCCGGCCAACGGTCGAGACGGAGCGGGTGCGGCCGATCAGCCCGAGCACCACGTCCGACAGCGACTCGCCGAGCGCGCGGAAGGTCGTCCACTTGCCCCCGACGAGGCTGACCAGGGGAACGCGGCCCGCCTTGTCCACCTCGATCCGGTAGTCGCGCGAGACGAAGCCGGGAGCGGTGTCCTCGTGGCGGGGGAGGGGGCGGATGCCCGAGAAGGTGTACACGATCTGATCACGCGACACCGGGATCGAGGGGAACACGTGATGGATGAGCTCGAAGAAGTAGTCGATCTCCTCGTCTGTGCAGACCGGGTTCTCGCGAGGATCCGCATCGATGTCGGTGGTGCCGACGAGCACACGGCCCTTGAGCGGGTAGATGAGGACGATGCGGCCGTCGGAGTGCTCGAAGAAGATCTCCCGCCCCCCGGTGGCGTCGAGCAGCTCAGGGTGATCCAGCACGATGTGCGAGCCCTTCGTGCCGCCCATGAAGCGCGTGTCCTCACCGAGCGCTTCGTTGGTGAGGTCGGTCCACGGCCCCGAGGCGTTGACGACCACATCGGCGGACACCGTGAACTCCGTGCCGGACTCGAGGTCGCGGAGCAGGACTCCGTCGCCCGAGCGGCCTGCCGCCTCGACGTAGTTGAGTGCGATGGCGCCGGGGTGGGCGGCCCGGCCGTCCTGCAGGACATCCAGCGCGAGTCGCTCCGGGTCGTGCATGGAGGCGTCGTAGTAGGTCGCCGTGTACTTGATGCCTGGATCGAGTGAGGGCAGTTCGGCCAGCGATCGCCTGCGCCCCAGGAAGCGGTGCCTGGGCACGACCCCGCCGTCCCGCGAGAACGTGTCGTAGATGGTCAGGCCGACCTTGATGAGGAACGCGCCGCGCTCCTGAGGCTTGCCGCTGCGGTGGGTGAGGAAGCGCAGCGGGGCCGAGAGTATCCCCGAGAACGTCGAGTAGATCGGGATGGTCGTCTGCAGCGGCTTGACGTAGTGCGGGGCGATCTTGAGCAGTCCGTTGCGCTCCTGAACGGATTCCCGCACGAGACGGAACTCTCCGTTCTCGAGGTAGCGGATGCCGCCATGGATCATGTGGCTGGAGGCTGAGGACGCACCCGATGCGAAGTCACCCCGCTCGACCAGCAGCACGTCCACGCCCTGCAGGGCCAGGTCGCGGAAGGTGGCGATGCCGTTGATGCCCGCACCGATGACGAGGACGGTCGTGCGCCCCGACTCGCGAACGGCCCGTACCTGCTCTCGCTCCCGCGAGGAGTGTGTCGACTCGATCATCTTCGACCTCTCTTCTCTGGTTGCCTTCAGCATCGACCCGCTGCGCTGGATGTGCAAGCCGAATGCACATATGTGCAAGAATCGTCGCCGGAGGACAGCATGACGACCCGCAACGCGCGAGACCGCAAGTTGATCGCCGCCCTCACTGCGGCGCAGCTGTACTACATGCAGGATCAGACCATGGAGGTCATCGCCCGAGAGCTGGGCACCTCGCGATCGTCGGTGTCACGTCTGCTCGGCTTCGCCCGCGAAGTCGGTCTCGTCGACATCCGCATCCATTCGCCCCTCGAGAGACTCGGGATGCTGGAGCAGCGATTCAGCGAACGACACGGCGTCACCGCCCACATCGCCCCTGTTCCCGAGCGCGTCAGCGAGGTGGAGCGTCTCGAACGGGTCGCGCTCACCGCCGGGCGTCTGCTGTCGCAGTTCGTCGAGTCGAACATGGTGGTCGGCGTCGCCTGGGGCTCGACGATAAGCACTGTCAGCCGATCGCTGATGCAGAAGGACACCCACGGCACGACATTCGTGCAGCTCAACGGCGCGGGGAACACCCAGACGAGCGGCCTGGAGTACTCGAGCGACATCCTGCAGCGCTTCGGGCACGCGTTCGGCGCGCAGGTGGAGCAGTTCCCGGTGCCCGCCTTCTTCGACAGCCCGGACACCAGGGACGCGATGTGGCGCGAACGCAGCACCCGGCGCGTCCTCGCCTTCCAGTCGAAGATGGACATCGCGGTCTTCGGGCTCGGCTCCCCTCAGGCCGACGTTCCCAGCCGGGTGTACGTCGGGGGCTACCTCGGACGCGACGACTACAGGAGTCTCGAGGAGGACGGCGTCATCGGCGATGTCGCGACGGTGTTCTTCCGCGCCGACGGCAGCTGGCGCGACATCCGCCTGAATGCGCGCTCCACCGGTCCCGGCCTGGATCGGCTGCGACGCGTGCCGC
It encodes:
- a CDS encoding EamA family transporter, which codes for MIPLRVLLLTALAPMAWGTTYLVTTELLPAGHPLLAGLLRALPAGVLALVAGRALPRGSWWWKASVLGILNISAFFPLLFIAAERLPGGAAAAIAGVQPLIIIGLGRMALRERTRVLATIAALVGAGGVTLVVLGPSARLDPVGVLAALGGVAATASGVVLTKRWGRPAGVGPVAYAGWQLSAGGLMLLPLTLLLEPLPTRVEPGAILGYLWLASVGGLLAYVLWFRGIQQLPVAAPGLLALLSPVVATVLGVLVAGETFTTTQSIGIATVLVALVAGQMFTHRRAEPARLDPPPARSRELSHTG
- a CDS encoding LysR family transcriptional regulator is translated as MDLQQLRYVVEVASVASFTRAAERCFVTQSALSHQIAALERELGQRLFIRSSRSVRPTEAGLAFLQHARTALAAVAAAKEDAAAAEGRVVGTLRLGVIPTVAAVDIPAVIAGFRAEHPEVRVELTVGNSESLVAAVRGDELDAAFLGLRADVEPAGVSGRLLDRERLVAVLPPSHPVAGRARIRLQDIAKDTFADFPAGTSGRAQGDLAFSTAGLGRDVAFEAASAELLLGLVASGLAVCLLAPGVVSRSSADVVAVDIEDGPMRAEYLIWHEHAPRAVARAFVARLAADDRR
- the glpK gene encoding glycerol kinase GlpK, translating into MADYIIAIDQGTTSSRAIIFDRKGSIIATGQKEHEQILPKAGWVEHDASEIWRNVQEVIGLALSRADLTRHDIAAVGITNQRETAVVWDRNTGEPVYNAIVWQDTRTQEIVDRLAADGGVERFKPIVGLPLATYFSGTKIAWILENVEGAREKAEAGDLMFGTTDCWVLWNLTGGVDGGVHATDVTNASRTMFMDLETLEWRDDILEAFGVPRSMMPEIRSSSEVYGAAEDSSLLRETPIAGILGDQQAATFGQAAFDKGESKNTYGTGCFLIFNTGEEVVHSKNGLLTTVGYKLGDGPTHYALEGSIAVTGSLIQWLRDQLGIIGSAPEVEDLARQVDDNGGVYIVPAFSGLFAPYWRPDARGAIVGLTRYSNRNHIARAALEAVAFQTRDVLDAVNADAGVDLSELKVDGGMVANDALMQFQADVLGVPVVRPVVAETTALGAAYAAGLAVGFWSGLDDLSANWQEDKRWEPTMDAAERDRLLRLWRKAVSKSMDWVDDDVR
- a CDS encoding MIP/aquaporin family protein is translated as MTDVNLGLYFLSEFVGTAMLVLLGCGVVANVALAKNKGYAGGFLMVNWGWGLAVFAGVLASAYSGAILNPAVGIGLLIAGKITFTAFLVATAAEVLGAILGAIVVWLAYKQHFDEEPEAANKLGVFSTGPAIRSYGWNLITEIIGTFVLVFIIFAFADYGDIEIGTPGGLGPLTALPVALLVVGIGASLGGPTGYAINPARDLGPRIAHAILPIKGKGSSDWAYSWVPVVGPLIGGSLAALASPALLNLVTLA
- a CDS encoding glycerol-3-phosphate dehydrogenase/oxidase, producing the protein MIESTHSSREREQVRAVRESGRTTVLVIGAGINGIATFRDLALQGVDVLLVERGDFASGASSASSHMIHGGIRYLENGEFRLVRESVQERNGLLKIAPHYVKPLQTTIPIYSTFSGILSAPLRFLTHRSGKPQERGAFLIKVGLTIYDTFSRDGGVVPRHRFLGRRRSLAELPSLDPGIKYTATYYDASMHDPERLALDVLQDGRAAHPGAIALNYVEAAGRSGDGVLLRDLESGTEFTVSADVVVNASGPWTDLTNEALGEDTRFMGGTKGSHIVLDHPELLDATGGREIFFEHSDGRIVLIYPLKGRVLVGTTDIDADPRENPVCTDEEIDYFFELIHHVFPSIPVSRDQIVYTFSGIRPLPRHEDTAPGFVSRDYRIEVDKAGRVPLVSLVGGKWTTFRALGESLSDVVLGLIGRTRSVSTVGRAIGGGEGFPRTARARHSWVEQNLSGAGERAERLLTRYGTRAAQVWGFIQDGDDAPLAGGDLSTRELAWMIEHEHAVRLQDVVLRRTSLAFTGDVDIDVLTELADAMAPLLGWDAARRDAELEGARTLLNDRHGLELPALPSHLEG
- a CDS encoding sugar-binding transcriptional regulator encodes the protein MTTRNARDRKLIAALTAAQLYYMQDQTMEVIARELGTSRSSVSRLLGFAREVGLVDIRIHSPLERLGMLEQRFSERHGVTAHIAPVPERVSEVERLERVALTAGRLLSQFVESNMVVGVAWGSTISTVSRSLMQKDTHGTTFVQLNGAGNTQTSGLEYSSDILQRFGHAFGAQVEQFPVPAFFDSPDTRDAMWRERSTRRVLAFQSKMDIAVFGLGSPQADVPSRVYVGGYLGRDDYRSLEEDGVIGDVATVFFRADGSWRDIRLNARSTGPGLDRLRRVPRRICVVSGAAKAGSLRAAIGAGLITDVVLDDTLARRLLDGE